The window TATCTTTCAATAAAGAAAACCATACGCATATGATCTCTTTTTCCAAATACATATGATGCCGCAAACATTGACATCCAAGCAAAAGAGTAAGATATTAACTCTTCAGATACTGTACTCGGATCTTTTAATACATATCTTGAAGTAATTTGATAAGTTCCTACTATTGTCATAAATATAAATAGTGCTACACATATTCCAATAATAGTTTTATCAAAAATATCCCTTATTTTATTCATTAGTTATTTCCCCCTTTTTTTATTTGTCTTCCTATCTCTTGAATTTTATCATATATAGGTTTTAATTTAGGAGTTGCCTCTAATACTTCTCCATGAAGAGGTAATACTTTTTCCTTAAATAAAGCTACTTCTGGATATATAAATTGAACATTCATCTCATTTTGAGCTTGTACTTTTGATTTTTCAACTGATTCTGTCCAAGCTTCTCTTTGGACTTTAGATATTAATCTAAATCCTTCATTAAAAATTTCTCTCTCTTCAGCTGAAAGTCCATTTAAAAATTTTAAATTTCCAATTAAGATATCCGGAACCATTTGATGCATATTATATGAATAGAATTTAGCTACTTCTCCATGTTTATTACTTGTGATAGCTAACTCGTTATTCTCAGCTCCGTCAATTACTCCCTGTTGTAATGCTGTATAAACTTCTCCAAATCCCATTGGAGTTGCTGCCCCTCCAAATAACTCCATCATTCTTATATTTGAAGCACTTTGTTGAACTCTAATTTTTAAACCTTTT is drawn from Candidatus Fusobacterium pullicola and contains these coding sequences:
- a CDS encoding TRAP transporter substrate-binding protein, whose amino-acid sequence is MKKFLNLLLIIGYLFLLGACGKGESKRIIRISHNQAQDHPTNIGLLAFEEFIESKLGDKYDVQVFPNELLGSQVNTVELTQTGAIDFAVASNAILESFDNIYQIFNLPYLFDSPEHYHAVMDNAELIEPIFTSTEKSGFEAVTWLDAGTRNFYTVKKPINTPDDLKGLKIRVQQSASNIRMMELFGGAATPMGFGEVYTALQQGVIDGAENNELAITSNKHGEVAKFYSYNMHQMVPDILIGNLKFLNGLSAEEREIFNEGFRLISKVQREAWTESVEKSKVQAQNEMNVQFIYPEVALFKEKVLPLHGEVLEATPKLKPIYDKIQEIGRQIKKGGNN